A genomic segment from Polyangium mundeleinium encodes:
- the sucC gene encoding ADP-forming succinate--CoA ligase subunit beta → MKIHEYQAKQIFARYGIPVPKGEPAFSVAEAEAAAKRLIEATGIPVVVVKAQIHAGGRGKGGGVKVAKGGVAEARELAEKILGMQLVTVQTGPAGQKVRRLYIEQGLDIDREIYLALTLDRDRRRIAVMASREGGMDIEQVAHDTPEKIHTLHVDPVIGLAPYQARKLAFALGLGAKEQMRQFTKLVDSLYKCFLAEDASLIEINPLIVTKKGDIVALDGKVTFDDNAEVRHPEWADLRDADEEDPVELEAKKVGISYVSLDGDIGCLVNGAGLAMGTMDIILHYGGKPANFLDVGGGATQEQVKKAFQMILRSDKVKGVFVNIFGGIMRCDVVAAGIVAATKELGLSVPLVVRLEGTNVEAGRKILDESGLKIESASSMGDGAQKIVAAVKPGAAA, encoded by the coding sequence ATGAAAATCCACGAGTATCAAGCCAAGCAAATCTTCGCACGCTACGGGATCCCCGTGCCGAAGGGTGAGCCTGCCTTCTCCGTGGCGGAGGCGGAGGCCGCGGCGAAGCGCCTGATCGAGGCGACCGGGATCCCGGTGGTCGTCGTGAAAGCCCAGATCCACGCGGGCGGCCGCGGCAAAGGCGGCGGAGTGAAGGTCGCAAAGGGCGGCGTCGCCGAGGCGCGCGAGCTCGCCGAGAAAATCCTCGGCATGCAGCTCGTCACGGTGCAGACGGGCCCCGCCGGGCAGAAGGTCCGCAGGCTCTACATCGAGCAGGGCCTCGACATCGACCGCGAGATCTACCTCGCGCTCACGCTCGACCGTGATCGCCGCCGCATCGCCGTGATGGCCTCGCGGGAGGGCGGCATGGACATCGAGCAGGTCGCCCACGACACGCCCGAGAAGATCCACACGCTGCACGTCGACCCCGTGATCGGCCTCGCCCCCTACCAGGCCCGCAAGCTCGCGTTCGCGCTCGGGCTCGGGGCGAAGGAGCAGATGCGGCAGTTCACGAAGCTCGTCGACAGCCTCTACAAGTGCTTCCTCGCCGAGGACGCCTCGCTCATCGAGATCAATCCGCTCATCGTGACGAAGAAGGGCGACATCGTCGCGCTCGACGGCAAGGTGACGTTCGACGACAACGCCGAGGTCCGCCACCCCGAGTGGGCGGATCTGCGCGACGCGGATGAGGAAGATCCGGTCGAGCTCGAGGCGAAGAAGGTCGGTATCTCGTACGTCTCGCTCGACGGCGACATCGGCTGTCTCGTGAACGGCGCGGGCCTCGCGATGGGCACGATGGACATCATCCTGCACTACGGCGGCAAGCCCGCGAACTTCCTCGACGTCGGCGGCGGCGCCACGCAGGAGCAGGTGAAGAAGGCGTTCCAGATGATCCTTCGCTCCGACAAGGTGAAGGGCGTCTTCGTCAACATCTTCGGCGGCATCATGCGCTGCGACGTGGTCGCGGCGGGTATCGTCGCGGCGACGAAGGAGCTCGGTTTGTCGGTGCCGCTCGTGGTGCGGCTCGAAGGCACGAACGTCGAGGCGGGTCGCAAGATCCTCGACGAAAGCGGCCTGAAAATCGAGAGCGCTTCCTCCATGGGCGACGGCGCGCAAAAGATCGTCGCCGCGGTGAAACCGGGCGCCGCGGCCTGA
- the sucD gene encoding succinate--CoA ligase subunit alpha — translation MSILVNKDTRVVIQGITGEYGSQHARACLAYGTKVVAGVTPGRGGQRFEDKVPMFDTVEDAVKKEGADVSCIFVPPVGAADAIVEAADAGCRLVICITEGIPVLDMVKVRRYLEGKPTRLIGPNCPGIITPEECKIGIMPGHIHKKGHIGVLSKSGTLTYEAVGQLTALGIGQSSCVGIGGDPVAGMDFIDVLELFNEDPDTHGVIMIGEIGGGAEQKAAAWIKANMKKPVAALIAGRAAPPGKRMGHAGAIISGGKGTAAEKIEALEDAGVKVAPTPADMAATLVSLMK, via the coding sequence ATGAGCATTCTCGTCAACAAGGACACGCGGGTCGTCATCCAGGGCATCACCGGGGAGTACGGCTCGCAGCACGCCCGCGCCTGCCTCGCGTACGGCACGAAGGTCGTCGCCGGCGTCACGCCCGGCCGCGGCGGCCAGCGATTCGAGGACAAGGTCCCGATGTTCGACACGGTGGAAGACGCCGTGAAGAAAGAGGGCGCTGACGTCTCCTGTATCTTCGTCCCGCCCGTGGGCGCGGCCGACGCGATCGTCGAGGCCGCGGACGCCGGCTGTCGGCTCGTCATCTGCATCACGGAGGGCATTCCGGTGCTCGACATGGTGAAGGTGCGCCGGTACCTGGAAGGCAAGCCGACGCGCCTCATCGGGCCGAATTGCCCCGGCATCATCACGCCCGAGGAATGCAAGATCGGCATCATGCCGGGGCATATCCACAAGAAGGGCCATATCGGCGTTCTGTCGAAGTCGGGCACGCTCACGTACGAGGCCGTCGGTCAGCTCACGGCGCTGGGCATTGGCCAGTCGTCGTGCGTGGGCATCGGCGGCGACCCGGTCGCGGGCATGGACTTCATCGACGTGCTCGAGCTCTTCAATGAGGACCCGGACACGCACGGCGTGATCATGATCGGCGAGATCGGCGGCGGCGCGGAGCAGAAAGCCGCGGCGTGGATCAAGGCGAACATGAAGAAGCCCGTGGCGGCGCTCATCGCGGGCCGCGCCGCGCCCCCTGGCAAGCGCATGGGCCACGCGGGCGCCATCATCTCGGGCGGCAAGGGCACGGCAGCCGAGAAGATCGAGGCGCTCGAAGACGCCGGCGTGAAGGTCGCTCCGACCCCGGCCGATATGGCCGCGACGCTCGTCAGCCTGATGAAGTAA
- a CDS encoding DUF4360 domain-containing protein — translation MRHFARSLFAFFAVSAAFSAEARAEAPGAFALRDLKYAGAGCPEGSVAYLASQDAAAFTILFSKLYAEIGPNVDRDDAKKRCNLTLLFEVPPGWSFAIEGGDVRGYAFLEAGLTGIVRSIYSFPGLSREERAFEMVFQGVMDEIYEKHDVLAPDHPVPCTGRKNLHIKTDALLDDRLARGKSGLLTVDSVDGVVRQTYRLRWAHCG, via the coding sequence ATGAGGCATTTCGCGCGCTCGCTTTTCGCCTTCTTCGCCGTGAGCGCCGCCTTCTCCGCCGAAGCGCGGGCCGAAGCACCGGGGGCGTTCGCCCTCCGCGACCTCAAATACGCCGGCGCCGGCTGCCCCGAAGGATCCGTCGCGTACCTCGCCTCGCAGGACGCAGCGGCCTTCACGATCCTCTTTTCCAAGCTTTATGCCGAGATCGGGCCGAACGTGGACCGCGACGACGCCAAGAAGCGCTGCAACCTCACCCTTCTCTTCGAGGTCCCGCCTGGCTGGTCCTTCGCCATCGAGGGCGGCGACGTGCGCGGCTATGCGTTCCTCGAAGCGGGCCTCACCGGCATTGTCCGCTCGATCTATTCGTTCCCCGGCCTCTCCCGCGAGGAGCGCGCCTTCGAGATGGTGTTCCAGGGCGTGATGGACGAAATCTACGAGAAACACGACGTCCTCGCGCCGGACCACCCCGTCCCCTGCACAGGCCGGAAAAACCTGCACATCAAGACCGACGCCCTCCTCGACGACCGCCTCGCCCGCGGCAAGAGCGGCCTGCTCACCGTCGATAGCGTGGACGGCGTGGTTCGACAAACCTATCGACTGCGCTGGGCCCACTGCGGTTGA